A genomic region of Catalinimonas niigatensis contains the following coding sequences:
- a CDS encoding hemolysin family protein: protein MTILLGFFLLSIIFSFLCSVWEAVLLSVTPSYIKRKEQEAPATGKLLAELKDDIDKPLSAILTLNTIAHTVGAIGVGAQAGKLFGTSYIDILGIQLTYESLIATLMTLAILFLSEIIPKTIGANNWKSLAPLTARAIRVLMWVLTPFVWLSNQLTKILKKDKDKSVFSRQDFAAITEVANESGAFDKGDYTLIKNVLHFDELTAEDVMTPRTVMVMAEENQTLKEYYEQNQPMNFSRIPLYHESKDAVTGILLKDDLLLNLVEGKSDELLKNVSRELSVVWNHMPLRKVFETLNEKREHLAVVVDEYGGLMGLVTLEDVIETLFGLEIMDETDAISDLQSYARQKWEQRAKKLGLIE, encoded by the coding sequence TCATTTCTCTGTTCTGTATGGGAAGCAGTATTGTTAAGCGTCACTCCCTCTTACATCAAACGCAAAGAACAGGAAGCACCTGCCACCGGAAAACTGCTGGCGGAACTTAAGGATGATATTGACAAACCTTTGTCAGCCATTCTTACACTTAATACCATTGCCCATACTGTAGGGGCCATTGGGGTAGGGGCACAGGCTGGAAAATTATTCGGTACCAGCTATATTGATATTTTAGGTATTCAGCTTACCTATGAATCGTTGATCGCCACCCTCATGACATTGGCCATTCTGTTTCTTTCAGAAATTATCCCTAAAACCATAGGGGCAAATAACTGGAAGAGCCTGGCTCCACTAACTGCGCGCGCCATCAGGGTGCTGATGTGGGTACTTACGCCTTTTGTGTGGTTGAGTAATCAGCTGACGAAAATTCTGAAAAAGGACAAAGACAAAAGTGTATTTAGCCGACAGGACTTTGCCGCCATTACTGAAGTGGCCAATGAAAGTGGTGCATTTGACAAAGGAGATTATACCCTGATCAAAAATGTACTCCATTTTGATGAACTAACCGCTGAAGATGTGATGACGCCGCGTACAGTGATGGTGATGGCTGAAGAAAACCAGACCTTGAAAGAGTATTATGAACAAAACCAGCCCATGAACTTCTCGCGTATCCCATTGTATCACGAATCCAAAGACGCAGTAACTGGAATATTGCTGAAAGACGACTTATTACTCAATTTAGTAGAAGGGAAATCAGATGAGTTGCTCAAAAATGTCAGCCGGGAGTTAAGTGTAGTATGGAACCACATGCCGCTGCGCAAGGTTTTTGAAACCCTGAATGAGAAACGTGAACACCTGGCAGTGGTGGTAGATGAATACGGTGGTTTGATGGGATTGGTCACTCTGGAAGATGTGATTGAAACGCTCTTTGGCCTGGAGATTATGGATGAAACAGATGCTATTTCTGATCTGCAAAGCTACGCCCGACAGAAGTGGGAGCAGCGTGCCAAGAAGTTGGGTTTAATTGAGTAA
- a CDS encoding amidohydrolase family protein, with protein sequence MKHFIFLVPLFFACSANESNQEEEISSSATIIGQVNVVDVRDGSIDEGRFVVVDSGKIINILDQENDWPEGVTLIDGSGKYLMPGLAEMHAHIPSPPQSQELIDETLFLYLSNGVTTIRGMLGHPVHLELREQAANNQILSPRIFTSSPSFNGNTVTTPEEAREKVQSAKEEGYDFLKLHPGIQLEIFNEIVSTANKVDIPFAGHVSVDVGIRRALESGYASVDHVDGFLEGLVPEDAGVQPSENGFFGYNFTSLTDTSKISDLVQMSKAHEVWVVPTQALFDRWFSPEDAEVLAEAPEMKYMPKSTIENWVNSKKQLVGGADYNASQWEEFNAIRKEMIRQLHENGQGLLLGSDAPQVFNVPGFSIHHELNGMLQSGLSPLEAIQIGTINPAVFFDMEGEFGEVTEGASADLILLNGNPLESLEAIKNPAGVMVRGQWLSREAMDTRLEEIAQKNEER encoded by the coding sequence ATGAAACACTTTATTTTTTTAGTGCCCCTCTTTTTTGCCTGCTCAGCTAACGAATCAAATCAGGAAGAAGAAATCAGCAGTAGCGCCACTATCATTGGTCAGGTTAATGTAGTGGACGTGCGGGATGGAAGTATTGATGAAGGACGATTTGTCGTGGTGGATTCCGGCAAAATCATCAATATACTGGATCAGGAAAATGATTGGCCGGAGGGTGTAACGCTCATTGATGGAAGTGGAAAATACCTGATGCCCGGTCTTGCGGAAATGCATGCCCATATCCCTTCCCCTCCTCAGAGTCAGGAGCTGATAGATGAAACGCTGTTTTTGTATTTGTCTAATGGAGTAACTACCATACGAGGCATGCTGGGCCATCCGGTACATCTGGAATTGCGGGAACAGGCAGCTAACAATCAAATTCTAAGTCCGCGTATTTTTACTTCCAGTCCTTCTTTCAACGGCAATACCGTTACCACTCCTGAAGAAGCCAGAGAGAAAGTACAAAGCGCCAAAGAAGAAGGCTATGATTTTTTGAAACTGCATCCCGGCATACAACTGGAAATATTTAATGAAATTGTCAGTACCGCCAATAAAGTAGATATTCCCTTCGCCGGCCATGTATCGGTAGATGTGGGCATCCGTCGTGCCCTGGAAAGCGGCTACGCTTCAGTGGATCATGTGGATGGATTTCTGGAAGGACTGGTGCCCGAAGATGCAGGCGTACAACCCAGTGAGAATGGCTTTTTTGGCTATAATTTTACCTCGCTGACAGATACCTCCAAAATAAGTGATTTGGTACAGATGAGCAAAGCGCATGAAGTGTGGGTGGTGCCTACCCAGGCATTATTTGACCGCTGGTTTTCACCGGAAGATGCGGAGGTTTTGGCAGAAGCACCCGAGATGAAATATATGCCCAAATCTACGATTGAAAACTGGGTGAACAGTAAAAAACAACTGGTAGGTGGTGCTGACTATAATGCTTCACAATGGGAAGAGTTCAATGCCATCCGCAAAGAAATGATCCGCCAGTTGCATGAGAACGGACAAGGCTTATTGTTGGGATCGGATGCGCCACAGGTATTTAATGTTCCCGGTTTCTCCATCCATCACGAACTCAATGGTATGCTGCAGTCCGGTCTTAGCCCTCTGGAAGCCATACAGATAGGTACAATCAATCCTGCTGTCTTTTTTGATATGGAGGGAGAGTTTGGAGAGGTGACAGAGGGTGCCAGTGCGGATCTTATCCTGCTCAATGGCAATCCTTTGGAAAGCCTGGAAGCCATCAAAAACCCCGCAGGGGTCATGGTACGTGGTCAATGGCTCAGCCGTGAAGCTATGGATACTCGTTTAGAGGAGATTGCCCAAAAGAATGAAGAACGTTGA
- a CDS encoding GIN domain-containing protein, with product MKSIFFKLSSIGIMCFAVILTSCSQEDEPITRLESNLPFFNKINVAQNITVKIRNGAQRVEITGDGNLEDVVVQVANDGLNVYNRDPSQESNVVANIWLDNLEQLICRENSLTRFPENFTSSSNVLTILGRNTASIRMEQLITIDSLYFGLRDASHMAVADLQSGEVVGDLRNTTRCNMEGFATNLNLVMTDDSKFNLDFPDASLPLSVPIQAENYFVTARNGAAAWVYPINLLNAEISDGSIIYYKGIPSSIERDLSNGGQLLSKEE from the coding sequence ATGAAAAGCATATTTTTTAAACTGAGCAGCATAGGCATAATGTGTTTTGCAGTCATCCTCACTTCCTGTAGCCAAGAAGACGAGCCTATAACCAGGCTGGAAAGCAACCTTCCATTTTTCAATAAAATCAACGTAGCCCAAAATATTACCGTCAAAATACGAAATGGAGCACAAAGAGTAGAAATAACCGGGGATGGCAACCTGGAGGATGTAGTAGTTCAGGTAGCCAATGATGGGTTGAACGTCTATAACCGTGATCCATCGCAGGAAAGTAATGTGGTGGCCAATATCTGGCTGGATAATCTGGAACAGTTGATCTGTAGAGAAAATAGCCTTACCCGGTTTCCAGAAAATTTTACATCCAGCAGTAATGTGCTGACCATTTTGGGAAGAAATACAGCCTCCATCAGAATGGAACAACTTATAACCATTGATTCATTGTATTTCGGTCTAAGAGACGCTTCTCATATGGCTGTGGCTGATCTTCAAAGTGGTGAAGTAGTAGGGGATCTGAGAAATACTACGCGTTGTAATATGGAAGGCTTTGCTACAAATCTTAATCTGGTGATGACAGATGATAGTAAATTTAACCTGGATTTTCCGGATGCATCTTTGCCATTGAGTGTACCTATACAGGCGGAGAATTACTTTGTTACTGCCCGAAATGGTGCTGCTGCCTGGGTTTATCCCATCAACTTACTGAATGCTGAGATCAGTGATGGAAGCATTATCTATTATAAAGGAATACCAAGCAGCATTGAACGGGATTTAAGCAATGGAGGTCAGTTGCTGTCAAAAGAAGAGTAG
- a CDS encoding Ig-like domain-containing protein yields MSMKHIGYYALVLSCLIASCEDEMRDTEVPTVRIISPAADTKLWLEVTAAAEVIDDQSVSRVEFYLNDDLLGEDTEAPYELKFNSKKYEDGKYTLKTVAYDGANNQSSATREIEIFNTLLEVNVGESYLSDDLEKWLVIANTQGKVTDYAMMENGKNINFKRSEGMESEEFHTMIIDRYLFSSQSEYININEYHGVLPSIWTLSSSGKGDSLGTAKITYTYGNEYRMNISSHNISESNWNNNYYVEFDSMISRATLTIEKKPASVFVNVVKRNDNNEPPQYVFIKDLAIGSEHTLSQKEFISMKVGQTTILPENKSLSINVYGVSDEEIEYQLYYNFLNKEATNLITYIPENGFKDYSYRLGLSLDQYHSYKFDKGLPSSTYTMPQFNLEITDISLESFSTTIEGEADFSTIVWKYNEYDELGHRDMHRYVYTNVDEGKVEVKFTEIPTEILKKYPLLQNHHNDVTYTHSSINNYEGISSLSDYLNLIYSPNYKTPYYENITIYPDNSNARLSKVKLPKHLQEEKIRRGETW; encoded by the coding sequence ATGAGTATGAAGCACATAGGTTACTATGCCCTGGTATTGTCCTGTTTAATTGCATCTTGTGAGGATGAGATGCGCGACACAGAGGTGCCGACCGTAAGGATTATTTCTCCCGCAGCCGACACCAAGTTATGGCTTGAGGTGACTGCTGCCGCCGAGGTGATTGATGATCAAAGTGTATCCAGGGTAGAGTTTTATTTGAATGATGATTTGCTGGGAGAAGATACCGAAGCACCCTACGAATTAAAATTCAACAGCAAAAAGTATGAAGACGGAAAGTATACGCTTAAAACGGTAGCCTATGACGGAGCCAACAACCAATCCTCAGCTACCCGCGAGATTGAGATTTTTAATACTTTACTTGAGGTAAACGTGGGAGAAAGTTATCTGAGCGATGATTTAGAAAAATGGCTGGTGATAGCCAACACGCAGGGAAAAGTAACAGATTATGCGATGATGGAAAATGGTAAAAATATTAATTTTAAACGTTCTGAAGGTATGGAAAGTGAAGAATTTCATACGATGATAATTGACAGATATTTATTTTCTTCTCAAAGTGAATATATAAACATTAACGAATATCATGGTGTGTTGCCAAGTATCTGGACATTAAGTAGTAGTGGTAAAGGAGATAGTTTGGGTACTGCTAAGATCACATATACCTATGGCAATGAATATAGAATGAATATTTCAAGCCATAATATTTCAGAATCAAACTGGAATAATAACTATTATGTAGAGTTTGACTCAATGATATCAAGAGCTACCCTAACAATTGAAAAAAAACCTGCAAGTGTTTTTGTTAATGTTGTTAAACGTAATGATAATAATGAGCCTCCTCAGTATGTTTTTATCAAAGACTTGGCTATCGGCTCCGAACATACGCTTAGCCAAAAAGAATTTATCAGTATGAAGGTAGGGCAAACCACCATTTTACCTGAAAATAAGTCTCTGTCAATAAATGTGTATGGGGTGTCAGATGAGGAAATTGAATACCAACTGTACTATAATTTCCTTAATAAGGAAGCAACAAATCTGATTACTTATATACCCGAAAATGGCTTTAAAGATTACAGTTACCGTCTGGGCTTGTCACTTGATCAATATCATTCCTATAAATTTGATAAAGGGTTGCCTTCCAGCACTTATACAATGCCTCAATTTAACCTGGAAATTACAGATATCAGTCTGGAATCTTTCTCGACTACTATAGAGGGTGAAGCAGATTTTAGTACAATAGTTTGGAAGTATAATGAATATGATGAATTAGGCCACAGAGATATGCATAGATATGTATATACTAATGTTGATGAAGGAAAAGTGGAAGTAAAGTTTACAGAAATACCAACTGAGATCCTTAAAAAATATCCGTTATTGCAAAATCATCACAATGATGTAACTTATACACATTCATCTATCAACAATTATGAAGGTATTTCTTCCTTAAGTGATTATTTGAATCTTATTTATAGTCCAAATTATAAAACTCCCTACTACGAAAACATTACAATCTATCCTGATAACTCCAATGCAAGATTATCAAAGGTGAAACTTCCTAAACATTTGCAGGAAGAAAAGATCCGTCGTGGGGAAACTTGGTGA
- a CDS encoding alpha/beta hydrolase-fold protein has translation MIIRRYISILFWASISLGLFTACGPDSIQFAVSFPDSLSQEPLDGRILLLISDNNETEPRFQISDGPGTQMVFGMDINALKAGDEAIISDTIFGYPLQSLNDIPPGEYYVQALLHKYETFNLSTGHTVKLPMDQGEGQQWNHSPGNYYSTPQKVVIDPAEKETIHISLENEIPPIEEPEDTKYIKHIKIQSKLLSDFWGRPMYLGAHVLLPEGFEEHPNARYPLAVFHGHFPYTFEGFRVEPPDPNLEADYNERFDLEGYNKIQQEEAHNFYKTWTGPGFPRMLIIEIQHQNPYYDDSYAVNSANLGPYGDAITYELIPYIEKQFRGIGEGWARFLYGGSTGGWEALAAQVMYPDEYNACFAACPDPIDFRAYTVVDIYQDSNAYFLPSKYKKTPRPGQRDYLGHVSTTLQDMNYKELALGTKSRSGQQWDIWQAVYSPAGADGYPKPIWDKLTGEIDHSVAAHWKENYDLRHILERDWDKLGPKLQGKIHIYCGDMDNYYLNNAVMLMEDFLEGTENPYYEGEIAYGDGAEHCWNGDPELPNAISRLRYNTMYVPKMMERIRESAPAGADLTSWRY, from the coding sequence ATGATTATACGCAGGTATATAAGTATACTCTTTTGGGCCAGCATATCTCTCGGATTATTCACTGCCTGTGGCCCGGATAGCATACAGTTTGCCGTTTCTTTTCCCGATTCCCTCAGTCAGGAGCCTCTGGATGGGAGAATTCTGCTGCTCATCTCCGATAATAACGAAACAGAACCCCGCTTTCAGATCAGCGATGGTCCGGGTACGCAAATGGTGTTTGGTATGGATATCAACGCGCTGAAAGCAGGAGATGAAGCCATCATCTCCGATACTATTTTCGGTTATCCGCTGCAAAGCCTGAATGACATTCCTCCCGGTGAGTATTACGTACAGGCGCTACTGCATAAATACGAAACTTTCAACCTCTCCACCGGCCATACTGTCAAATTGCCAATGGACCAGGGGGAAGGCCAACAGTGGAACCATTCGCCGGGAAATTACTACAGCACACCCCAAAAGGTAGTTATTGATCCGGCTGAGAAAGAAACCATTCATATCAGCCTTGAAAATGAAATTCCACCCATAGAAGAACCTGAAGACACCAAATACATCAAGCACATCAAGATCCAGAGCAAGCTGCTCAGCGACTTTTGGGGGCGGCCCATGTACCTGGGTGCACATGTGCTATTGCCCGAAGGTTTTGAAGAGCATCCCAATGCCCGCTATCCGCTGGCGGTATTTCATGGCCACTTTCCTTATACCTTTGAAGGATTCAGGGTAGAGCCTCCCGATCCTAATCTGGAAGCTGATTATAATGAGCGCTTTGATTTGGAAGGCTATAATAAGATTCAGCAGGAAGAAGCACACAATTTTTATAAAACCTGGACCGGTCCCGGATTTCCCCGCATGCTTATCATTGAGATTCAGCACCAAAATCCCTATTACGATGACAGTTATGCCGTCAACTCAGCCAATTTGGGCCCTTATGGTGACGCCATTACCTATGAACTGATTCCTTACATAGAAAAGCAATTTCGTGGCATAGGCGAAGGCTGGGCGCGCTTTCTCTACGGTGGCTCCACCGGAGGCTGGGAAGCTCTGGCGGCACAAGTCATGTACCCTGATGAGTATAACGCCTGCTTTGCTGCCTGTCCTGATCCTATAGATTTCAGAGCATACACAGTGGTGGATATCTACCAGGATTCCAATGCCTACTTTTTGCCCAGCAAGTATAAAAAGACGCCTCGTCCCGGCCAGCGGGATTATCTGGGGCATGTGAGCACCACTTTGCAGGATATGAATTATAAGGAATTGGCGCTAGGTACCAAAAGCCGCTCCGGCCAGCAGTGGGACATCTGGCAGGCGGTCTACTCCCCTGCCGGAGCAGATGGCTATCCCAAACCTATTTGGGATAAGCTAACCGGAGAAATTGACCACAGCGTGGCAGCCCACTGGAAAGAAAACTATGACCTGAGGCACATTCTGGAACGTGACTGGGATAAGCTTGGGCCTAAGTTGCAGGGCAAAATCCACATCTACTGCGGGGATATGGATAATTATTATCTGAACAATGCTGTCATGCTGATGGAAGACTTTCTGGAAGGCACAGAAAACCCATACTATGAGGGTGAGATAGCTTATGGTGATGGGGCGGAGCATTGCTGGAACGGTGATCCTGAGCTACCTAATGCCATCTCACGCCTGCGCTACAACACCATGTATGTACCTAAGATGATGGAGAGAATTCGGGAGTCTGCGCCTGCCGGTGCTGACCTCACAAGTTGGAGGTACTGA
- a CDS encoding PDDEXK family nuclease — protein MGSIAIPIPPMSGNQNIEVDIRVNGELKRQNFRVEVFYWKDCRAEYNRAECIREILSRYDKSWQLYYIGMPTEEYVPITFMKRSA, from the coding sequence ATGGGATCTATTGCTATACCGATTCCTCCTATGTCCGGCAACCAAAATATTGAGGTGGATATCCGGGTCAATGGAGAGCTGAAAAGGCAGAACTTCCGGGTAGAGGTTTTCTACTGGAAAGATTGCAGGGCTGAGTACAACCGTGCGGAATGTATCCGAGAGATACTTTCCAGGTATGATAAGAGTTGGCAACTCTACTATATCGGCATGCCCACGGAAGAGTATGTGCCTATTACCTTTATGAAAAGGAGTGCCTAA
- a CDS encoding helix-hairpin-helix domain-containing protein, which yields MSQLLLKIIAVLAGIGILAYLLKRNLEVWELEVIEAQPTPPKIKAAPPVKKPKQKKSTSGDDLKKIKGIGPALEKQLNAIGIHSFQQIAQLSAKDIEKIEEQMNGFSGRIERDQWITQAKTLSKS from the coding sequence ATGTCACAATTACTTTTAAAAATCATTGCAGTACTGGCAGGTATCGGAATATTAGCGTATTTGCTGAAGCGTAACCTGGAAGTTTGGGAACTGGAAGTAATAGAGGCTCAACCTACTCCCCCAAAGATAAAGGCTGCTCCTCCTGTCAAAAAGCCGAAACAGAAAAAGAGTACATCGGGTGATGATCTCAAAAAGATCAAAGGAATAGGACCTGCTTTAGAAAAGCAGTTGAATGCCATCGGCATCCATAGTTTTCAGCAGATCGCCCAACTCTCTGCCAAAGATATTGAGAAAATTGAGGAACAGATGAATGGATTTTCGGGCAGAATAGAGCGAGACCAATGGATAACACAGGCCAAAACACTGAGCAAGTCATAG
- a CDS encoding OmpA family protein, which produces MKVPLALVLIGWISLWTYYYVYWHQGHGQRASERIDASLRPETMTNLLIAGEDLEVQAEENIRFARSQAEPIIPEATEKALASVKDYFNEHQDEALVITGFYDDTESNRSLLPNLGMARAEAFKAWLTEFGVSHQQMATLAHENIDLSFLRDTLLDGLTFEVVDELPEEDLSEEELNNLEQKLRNSSQNLYFETGATSLIVSDTLRQYIFDLKRYLNTKTEASILVVGHTDNVGGAQQNLEYGRQRADFTRDLLGRAGINRVQIKTDSKGQSEPLTTNDTEEGRSKNRRVEIKLN; this is translated from the coding sequence ATGAAAGTACCACTTGCGCTTGTACTGATAGGCTGGATAAGCCTATGGACCTATTACTATGTGTACTGGCACCAGGGGCATGGACAGAGGGCTTCCGAACGTATTGATGCTTCTCTTCGCCCGGAAACAATGACTAACCTGCTCATTGCCGGTGAAGATCTGGAAGTACAGGCTGAAGAGAACATCAGGTTCGCACGTTCCCAGGCCGAGCCGATCATCCCGGAGGCTACGGAAAAAGCTTTGGCTTCTGTAAAAGACTACTTCAATGAACACCAAGATGAAGCTCTGGTCATCACTGGGTTTTATGATGATACGGAAAGTAACCGCTCCTTATTACCCAACCTTGGCATGGCCCGTGCTGAGGCGTTTAAAGCCTGGCTCACAGAATTTGGTGTGAGTCATCAACAAATGGCGACTCTTGCTCATGAGAATATAGACTTGAGCTTTTTACGTGATACCCTGCTGGATGGTCTTACTTTTGAAGTCGTAGATGAGCTGCCAGAAGAAGATTTATCCGAAGAAGAGCTCAATAACCTGGAACAGAAACTTAGGAATTCTTCTCAAAATTTATATTTTGAAACTGGTGCTACTTCTTTGATTGTGAGCGATACGCTACGCCAGTATATATTTGATCTCAAACGCTATCTGAATACAAAAACAGAAGCTTCCATTCTGGTGGTGGGACATACTGATAATGTTGGGGGAGCTCAGCAAAACCTGGAATATGGCCGGCAAAGAGCTGATTTCACCCGTGATCTGTTGGGCAGAGCAGGCATCAACAGGGTACAGATCAAAACTGACTCCAAAGGTCAGTCTGAACCTCTTACTACCAACGATACTGAAGAAGGACGAAGCAAAAACAGACGTGTGGAAATCAAGCTAAACTGA
- a CDS encoding type II toxin-antitoxin system RelE/ParE family toxin, with product MVKVIWAERAIDDLTNIAEYHSRYSEKYASAIVSKLFNKVNILKQMPKVGRKVPERNDENIRELIEGNYRIIYELKGEERIEVLLVHHSSRPLESI from the coding sequence ATGGTTAAAGTAATTTGGGCTGAAAGAGCTATTGATGACTTAACCAACATAGCAGAATATCATAGTAGATACTCAGAAAAGTATGCTTCCGCGATAGTATCCAAACTCTTCAATAAAGTCAATATCCTGAAGCAGATGCCGAAAGTAGGCAGAAAGGTGCCAGAAAGAAATGATGAGAATATAAGAGAATTAATTGAGGGTAATTACAGAATTATCTATGAGCTGAAAGGTGAAGAAAGAATTGAAGTGCTGTTGGTTCATCACTCATCTAGGCCCTTAGAAAGTATCTGA
- a CDS encoding BTB/POZ domain-containing protein has translation MPKRSASLLLFLIFGCIACSDPGKEIIGAYETTISTTSDFELDLLASSDTSSSDLQINSTESGSSQLDSSQPDSSQLENTERSEPEPSEQGRTLFLKLFKDHQAELRTQFLGDGPLIIQKGTWALLENSRVRTYFIEKDGKFFRDTLTFYRDGLRLVLRGNRKSITDEVNLMRVPEP, from the coding sequence GTGCCTAAACGTTCTGCCTCTTTGCTATTATTCCTGATATTCGGGTGTATCGCCTGTAGTGACCCTGGCAAAGAAATTATCGGCGCTTATGAAACGACTATCTCCACCACTTCAGATTTTGAGTTAGATTTGCTTGCATCCTCAGATACATCATCTTCTGATTTACAGATAAATAGCACAGAATCGGGTAGTTCCCAACTGGATAGTTCCCAACCGGACAGTTCTCAGTTGGAAAACACTGAAAGGTCAGAACCTGAACCTAGTGAACAAGGCAGAACTCTATTCCTTAAGCTTTTTAAAGATCATCAGGCTGAACTCAGAACCCAATTTCTTGGAGATGGACCGCTTATCATACAAAAAGGCACCTGGGCTTTGCTTGAGAACAGTAGGGTCAGAACGTATTTTATAGAGAAAGACGGAAAGTTTTTCAGGGATACCCTCACTTTTTATAGGGATGGTTTGAGATTGGTCCTGAGAGGAAACCGTAAATCCATTACAGATGAAGTGAATCTGATGAGGGTTCCTGAGCCTTAA
- a CDS encoding MBL fold metallo-hydrolase, with product MFEDAEYAATKASFKKVMQWQLSRNPQKEEKQQDDFRLKVDRNTSFITSDEDLIVWLGHASFFIRINGISFMTDPCFKDLPLVKRQVGLPCSIYDLIGMDYLLISHGHRDHFDEASVRQLLAQNPKMELLLPLKISDLLGKKKKNIKYQEAGWWQQYKLTEDVEVFFLPSKHWNRRFLNDFNHQLWGSFLIRTKEKSIYFGADSAYAPHFKEIKETLGSPDICMLPVGAYKPSYVMKEAHMHPGEAVRAFDDLGGKVMIPMHYGTYDLSDEPLGEPVRILKGMEMRNSIHGELRFLNVGEKYRLQQVEAVAQHTKS from the coding sequence ATGTTTGAGGACGCTGAATATGCCGCTACCAAGGCTTCTTTCAAAAAAGTAATGCAATGGCAGCTGAGCCGTAATCCTCAGAAGGAGGAAAAGCAACAGGATGACTTTCGTCTGAAAGTTGATCGTAATACTTCTTTTATCACCAGTGATGAGGATTTGATTGTCTGGTTGGGACATGCCTCATTTTTTATTCGCATCAATGGAATCAGTTTCATGACAGATCCCTGCTTCAAGGATCTACCGCTGGTCAAACGGCAGGTAGGCTTACCTTGTTCTATTTATGATCTGATCGGTATGGACTACCTGCTGATTTCTCACGGCCACCGTGATCATTTTGATGAAGCTTCTGTCAGGCAGTTATTGGCACAGAACCCCAAAATGGAGCTTTTACTACCGCTCAAAATCAGTGATTTGCTGGGCAAAAAGAAGAAGAACATCAAATACCAGGAAGCAGGCTGGTGGCAGCAATATAAACTCACAGAAGATGTGGAAGTATTTTTTCTACCTTCCAAACATTGGAACCGACGTTTTTTAAATGATTTTAACCATCAGCTCTGGGGAAGTTTTCTGATCAGGACGAAAGAGAAAAGTATCTACTTCGGCGCCGACTCCGCTTATGCGCCTCATTTCAAAGAAATAAAAGAGACTTTGGGTAGCCCTGATATATGCATGTTGCCGGTAGGAGCATATAAACCCTCTTATGTGATGAAAGAAGCCCACATGCATCCCGGTGAGGCGGTGCGGGCTTTTGATGATCTGGGAGGTAAAGTGATGATACCTATGCACTACGGCACCTACGATCTGTCCGATGAACCTCTGGGTGAACCTGTCAGGATACTCAAAGGTATGGAGATGCGGAACAGCATACATGGGGAGTTGAGGTTTCTGAACGTAGGAGAGAAATACAGGTTGCAGCAGGTAGAAGCGGTGGCTCAACATACAAAAAGCTGA